The bacterium genome segment ACCGGAGGCGTCTCGTGGCGGACGGTGCGCATCTCCGGTCCGGTCGGCGTTTCCCGCACCGCTCGGCGATCGGCGTACTCCTCGGCGTCGTTCTCGGCTCGGTCCAGGCGTGTGAGGCGCCGGAGCTCAGCGCGTAGCGTGCTCGATCGGCGGTGGCGCCGCGACCTGCGTCGGTCAGGCTGGTCCGGACGGTGGGCGGCGCAGCGGAGGAGGGCAGAGTCGTGCTGACCAGCGCTTGGCGTGCTGCGGCGTCGCCGTCGGGGAAGCTCGCCGTCGTGGATCGGAGCGAGGGGAGCGGGGTTCTCCTCGGTCCCGAAGGCCGGTTGATCGCGACGGTGGGCTCGAGGGGCGGCGGGTCCAGGACGGTTCCGCGATCCGTGGGAGGTCGGATTTCTGGGCGATTCGCTCCTCTGGGTAGCGGACGGCGCTTCTGGCCGGATCTCGTTCTTCGACGCCGAGGGCCGGTTCGTCAGGCGTCTGCACAGGCCGTGGCAGCAGATCCCGGGCGGCCCGTGGTCGGCCAGAGGGAACTGGGTGGTCGGCGGCCACGCGGTCGTCGGGTTCGCGTTGCGGCCTGAGGCGCGTGAGCGGGAGCCGGATCCTCCAATGCCGGTGGTGTTTCCGGGACAGCGCCGGGACGCTGCGGGTCCTGGATCGGCTCGAGGTGGCCGGCCCGACCGGCATGCGGATGACCTCGAGCACCGGCCTGTACACGACCACGACGCAGCCGATCGAGGCCTGACCGATCATCGGTGTGGAGGCCGGGGGCGAGTGGCTCTACGGGGTGGACCGCAGGCCGGCGACGACGGAAGCCGGGACGATCGGGATCGTCCGCTACGACGCGTCTGGAGGCGTGTTGGGGCGCATTGCCATTCCGTACAAGTCCGTGCCTGTGAACCGGGCCGCGTTGCGGCGGTTTGCCGAAGCGTACGCATCGGCGGTCACAGAGAACGCTCCACCGTGGTACGGGACGATCTCGACCGACGCGGTCATGAGGGCCCTCTCGATACCGCGCAAACCCCGCCGGTCAGCCATGCTTCGGCGGACGCGGACGGGTTCTGGCTGGCAAGGGAGTACGCTCCGGTCCCTGGAGCGGACAGCCGGCGTCGACGGGAGCGCTACGATCTCCAGGGGAACCTGGTCGCGAGCGTCGAGCTCCCTCCCGGAGTCGCGCCGCTCGCCGCCGTGCGGCAGACGCTGTTCGGCTCGCGCGTCGACTCGCTCACCGTGCCGGAGCTGCAGAGGTACGACGTCGTCCTGAGCGGCAGCGATCGCAGGGGCCGCACATTGAAGTGAACACGGTCCGTCGCCGCCGCTGCCAGAGTCGCTGAAGGCCACATCCCGGAACGAGAGCGTGCGGCTTCGCGATGGTCGGTATCGAGACGCGACGTACCGCTGGAGAAGCTGTCGGGCTGGTGCTCCTGCTGTGCGCGTCGGGCGTGGGCGCACAGGAGCCGGCGGTCCTGCCCCTCGAGACAGAGCAGGTCGTCCACGCCCGCGAGTTCGGCAGGCCGTGGGCGCTCGAGGTCGGGCCGGACGGCCGGCTGTACGCGACGTACCCGGCCCGACGGATCATCCGGATCGTGGACCCGGCCACCGGCTCGATGGAGACGGTACCGCTCGCAGCGGTTGCGCTGGACACCTTCCCCGCGGGAATCGGGTGGACGGAAGGCCGGCTCTGGGCAACGGATCTGGGGAGTACGACGGACGTGGTCTTCGGGCCGGGCTGGAGCGTCGCCCGCTCCTTGCCCGTCGTGCAGACCGGGCGTTCAGGTGAGATCCTCGGTCGTGACGTCCTGCGCCTGCTCCCGGGCGACCGGCTCGTGGTCGCGACGACCGCGTCGGCCATGGCGATGGCGGCGGCGAATCACGAGTTCGATCGGATCGCGGACCTGGTTCCCGGTCCGCTCGCCCCTTCGGAGCCGGTCCCGTTCCTCCCCATCTGGGTAACCGCGCCCGACGGCACGGTCCTGGCCACACCCCTGCGCCTGTCCACGCGTCACCATCTCACGGTGCTCTTCCGGATGACCGGCGAGCCGCCGGGAGTCAGGGGCGTCACGTTCGCGGTGCAGCCGTTCGCCGACCACGACCTGTTCGACATTGACCATTGACGCGACCGGCACGAACGCGGTCGTCGTCGACCGGTCCATCCCGGGTCCGGGCTCTCCGCCGGCGTTCACGGTCCACTGGGTCACCATGCAGGGAGACACGGTGCGCTCGTGAGCGTACGACCACGACCCGATTCCGTTGCGCGAGGAGTGGATCGAGGATGCGTCGCGGGAGCAGGAAGAAGCCACACGCTCGCTCGACGGCGTCCGGGTCGACAGGGAAGCCTTTTTTCCTGTCGCCGTGGCTCCCGCCGGTGACGGACGTGCACGTCGGAACCGACGGCTCGGCGTGGCTGCGCCGGGAGGACGTTCCGGGGACGAGCGTCGTTCGATGGGAGATCCTCGGGCCAGACGGCGAGCGGGTGGGAGTGGTCGACGTTCGCCGCACCCTCTCGCTGCGCGCGGTCCGGGGGGCTGGAGGCCTGGGCGACCGAAGAATCGGAGGGAAGGGCGCAGCACCTGTGGCGGCTGCGGGTCCCGGCGCCCCGACCGTGGATCGGCGAGCCCTCCCTGACCGGGGGGCGGTGAACCTTCCCCGACCGTGGGCCGGTGATCCCTACCGCCGATCCGGGAACCCGAACCCCGCGCGCACGAGCGGCTTCCGGCGTCGCATCGGCTGCCAGCCGGCGCGCACCTGCCGCGGTTCTTCCACGGTCACGAACGCCTGCGGGTCCCAGCGGTCCACCTCTTCCAGCACCTCGGGGATCTGGCGCCGGCGGAGAACCGTGTAGACGACCTCGACCGGCCCCTGCTTGCCGTGGCCCGCGAACTCGGTCACGCCGAACCCCCGCTCCCGCAGCGCCTCCGCCAGCTCCACGCCGCCGTGGGTCGAGATGATCCGCACGGTCGCGAGGCCGAACGCGAGTTTCTCCTCGATCCACAGGCCGACGTAGGTGCCGGTCGCGAATCCGCTGGCGTAGCCCAGCACGTGCCACACGCTGTCGAGGTTCCGGATCGCGCTGCCCACCGCGACGATCCAGACCGTCACCTCGAAGAAGCCGAGCACGGGCACGATCATGCGGTGGTTGCGCACGGCCAGCAGCACGCGGAGCGTCGAGATGGAGACGTCCACGATGCGCAGGCAGAAAATGAGCACCGGCCCCCAGGGACCGGCGAATATGGGATCCAGGCCTTCCATCGATCGTTGGCGTGATTCGTGATCCCGGCCCGCGGGCGCGCGGCGCTGCCCTGGCCGCGTGCAGGCGGGCGATCCGACCAAGAAGATAACCTGCGTTCACGCACGGGCGAAGGGGCACGCGTCCGGCCCGGTGCGGCCCGTTCTCGCCCGTCTGGGCCGGCGCGAGACACCTGGCGTACATTAGGGGGAGGCGGATGCGGCGCCACGGAGGCCGGCACGGCCCGCGACGCGGTCTGCCCCGCGACGTCGCCCGACGGAGAGCACACGACCCGCAGCATGGAAACCGAGAACGCCCACGACGCAGCGAACGCCGCCCGGCGCCCCGGCGAGCTCGCCATCGCACTCACCGGCGGCGGCGCCCGCGCCGCCTACCAGGTGGGGTTGCTGGTCTGGCTCGCACGTCGGTTCCCCGACCTGGAGGTGCCGATCCTCACGGGCGTCTCCGCGGGCGCGGTCAACGCCGCCCACCTCGCCGCCCACCCCGGCAACTTCCGCGCGGCCGTCTCGGAGTTGGCCCGGATGTGGAGCGACCTCACGCCCGAGGACGTCTTCCGCGTGGACACCCGGTCCCTCGCCGGTCAGATCGGCCGCTGGGCCGCACGCCTCACCGTGGGCGGGTTCACCCGCACGCCGACCGTGCGCGGGCTCGTGGATACGACGCCGCTCCGCCGCCTGCTCGAGGACGTGCTCGCCGTCGCGGAGAACGGCGAGATCGTGGGGATCGCGGAGAACCTGCGCCGCGGCCGGCTCAAGGCCATCGCGGTCAGCACCACCAGCTACGGGACCGGCCGCTCCGTCGCATGGGCGCAGGGCCGCGAGATCCACGCCTGGGAGCGCCCCGACCGGGCGGGCATCCAGACCGCGCTGACGGTGGACCACATCATGGCGTCCGCCGCACTCCCGATCTTCTTTCCCGCGGTCCGCCTGGGCGATGACTGGCACGGCGACGGCGGCATCCGTCTCTCCGCGCCGCTCTCGCCCGCGCTGCACCTGGGCGCCAGCCGCATCATCGCCATCTCGACCCGCCACTCGCCCTCGCTCATCGAAGCCGCGACGCCGGTGACCGTCGGCTACCCGCCGCCCGCCCAGGTGCTGGGCGTGCTCATGAGCGCGATCTTCCTGGATGTCCTCGACCAGGACGCGCTCCGCCTGGAACGGCTGAACCGCCTGCTCCGGCGCCTGCCGGAGGACCAGCGGGACGGGCTCCGGATCGTGGACCTGCTCGTGCTCCGGCCGTCCCGCGACCTGGGCCGCCT includes the following:
- a CDS encoding patatin, giving the protein METENAHDAANAARRPGELAIALTGGGARAAYQVGLLVWLARRFPDLEVPILTGVSAGAVNAAHLAAHPGNFRAAVSELARMWSDLTPEDVFRVDTRSLAGQIGRWAARLTVGGFTRTPTVRGLVDTTPLRRLLEDVLAVAENGEIVGIAENLRRGRLKAIAVSTTSYGTGRSVAWAQGREIHAWERPDRAGIQTALTVDHIMASAALPIFFPAVRLGDDWHGDGGIRLSAPLSPALHLGASRIIAISTRHSPSLIEAATPVTVGYPPPAQVLGVLMSAIFLDVLDQDALRLERLNRLLRRLPEDQRDGLRIVDLLVLRPSRDLGRLARDYEPRLPGAFRLLTRSLGTRQTLSPDALSMVMFQSDYLRRLIEMGEADAEARAEEIERFVKGE